The following proteins are encoded in a genomic region of Dromaius novaehollandiae isolate bDroNov1 chromosome 29, bDroNov1.hap1, whole genome shotgun sequence:
- the LOC135323905 gene encoding olfactory receptor 6E1-like has protein sequence MGNTTIIFLVHVDQHLQTPMYFFISSLAFLEIWFTSSTTITLLVTLSSGRRTISLSSCFAQSYFYFALGFTEFALLVVMSFDRYVAICQPLHYAAIMKQQLCTHLVVAAWVVGFTLASYHLVLLSKLTFCSPNKIHHFFCDNSPLFKLSCSDTSLLWKADSILILFVVLGSLCLITVSYMCIFRCILHMPAVSGRKKAFATCSSHLTSLAIVYGSCIVLYARPSEDVSLETNRVVALLNTVLYPFLNPFIYSLRNKPVKVALKEVLGRAKVRLFPQLWCFSGQQF, from the coding sequence ATGGGGAACACAACAATCATTTTCCTCGTGCATGTGGATCAGCACCTGCAAACCcctatgtactttttcatcagcagtctggcattcctggaaatctggtttacatcctccacaaccaTCACATTGCTGGTGACTTtgagctctggtaggagaacaatctccttaagcagctgctttgcccaatcctatttctattttgccctgggttttacagagtttgctctgcttgttgtcatgtcctttgaccgctacgttgccatctgccagcctttgcattatgctgccatcatgaagcagcagctctgcacccacctggtTGTTGCTGCATGGGTCGTAGGCTTCACACTCGCGAGTTaccacctggtcctgctctcaaagctgactttctgtagTCCCAACAAGATCCACcactttttttgtgacaactcccCCTTATTCaagctgtcctgctctgacaccagcctgctttggaaagcagactctattttgatattgtttgtagtgctgggttccttatgtctAATCacggtgtcctacatgtgcatcttccgctgtattctgcacatgccagcagtgtctgggaggaagaaagcttttgctacgtgttcttcccatctcaccaGCTTAGCCATtgtatatggaagctgcattgttctctatgcacggccctcagaagatgtttccttggagaccaacagagttgtagctttgctgaacactgtcctgtacccattcttaaaccccttcatctacagtctcagaaacaagccTGTGAAAGTGGCCCTGAAGGAAGTCCTTGGCCGTGCGAAGGTTCGGCTTTTTCCCCAGCTATGGTGCTTCTCGGGACAGCAATTCTAA